The following are from one region of the Populus trichocarpa isolate Nisqually-1 chromosome 8, P.trichocarpa_v4.1, whole genome shotgun sequence genome:
- the LOC7494793 gene encoding probable carboxylesterase 16, with the protein MPNLIVKLYSVFFKYQQKHLLQTLSLSSLTDQKPTNSFGVSSRPHESIAASNPSFTDGVATKDIHVDPISSLSLRIFLPDTAITSPLPSTHDYGGYLPPPGKFHRKLPVMLQFHGGGFVSGSNESVGNDAFCRRIAKLCDVIVVAVGYRLAPETKYPGAFEDGFKVLKWLAKQANLAACGRLDSQSHIFDSFGASMVEPWLAAHGDPSRCVLLGVSSGANIADYLARRAVEAGKLLDPVKVVAQVLMFPFFIGSTPTHSEVKLANSYFYDKAMCKLAWKLFLPKEQFSLDHPAANPLTAGRQPPLKYMPPTLTIVAEHDFMRDRAISYSEELRKVNVDAPVLDYKDTVHEFATLDVLLHTPQARVCAEDVTIWVKKYISLKGHEFSY; encoded by the exons ATGCCAAACTTGATCGTGAAACTCTACAGTGTCTTCttcaaatatcaacaaaaacacCTCTTACAAACCCTTTCTCTATCTTCTCTCACTGATCAGAAACCTACCAACTCATTTGGCGTATCGTCCCGACCCCACGAATCCATCGCCGCTAGCAACCCTTCTTTTACTGACGGTGTAGCCACCAAAGACATCCATGTCGACCCCATCTCTTCTCTTTCCCTCCGCATTTTCCTACCTGACACAGCTATCACCTCCCCGTTGCCTTCAACCCATGATTACGGCGGCTATTTGCCTCCCCCGGGTAAATTTCACCGGAAGTTGCCTGTGATGCTGCAGTTTCACGGTGGCGGGTTTGTGAGCGGCAGCAATGAATCGGTAGGAAACGATGCGTTTTGTAGGAGAATCGCCAAACTGTGTGATGTTATTGTTGTGGCTGTTGGGTACAGATTGGCACCAGAGACCAAGTATCCGGGGGCTTTTGAAGATGGGTTCAAGGTTCTTAAATGGTTAGCAAAACAGGCTAATTTGGCTGCTTGTGGAAGATTGGATTCTCAAAGCCATATTTTTGATAGCTTTGGTGCTTCCATGGTCGAGCCTTGGTTAGCTGCTCATGGGGATCCTTCCAG ATGTGTATTGCTTGGGGTGAGCTCTGGTGCGAACATAGCAGATTATTTGGCACGAAGGGCTGTAGAGGCTGGAAAGTTATTGGATCCTGTCAAGGTGGTGGCGCAAGTCCTCATGTTTCCTTTCTTCATTGGAAGCACTCCCACACATTCTGAGGTTAAACTGGCAAACTCATACTTCTACGATAAGGCTATGTGCAAGCTGGCATGGAAACTTTTCCTACCCAAGGAACAATTCAGCCTGGATCACCCAGCTGCCAACCCTTTGACTGCCGGAAGACAGCCGCCTCTGAAGTACATGCCACCAACACTAACAATTGTGGCAGAGCATGATTTTATGAGAGACCGGGCCATTTCTTACTCAGAGGAACTGCGAAAAGTTAACGTGGACGCACCTGTTCTTGATTATAAGGATACTGTGCATGAGTTCGCTACACTTGACGTGCTTCTCCATACACCACAGGCTCGGGTATGTGCTGAGGATGTAACTATATGGGTCAAAAAGTATATATCCCTTAAAGGTCATGagttttcttattaa